TGCCCAAATTCTAATATGTACAACAAAcggagagaaggagagagagcataagtatttttttataagcaatgaaaattttattaaaaaaccaaaacaaactcaAGAACATCGCAGATTTGCGGCCTAGGAGATTAACTAATGACGTAGAGGAAGGTTTAAATGGGGGGAAAATATCCTTATGGTAGAAGAAAATTGTGTGTtgtatattgtgtttttttttttatcgataaataaaaactttattgaaaaaatgagaaaagaagaagcaaattcCTTGGCACACAGGATGTGTACTAGGAAAGCAAATGTCTACccaaaattacataaatctaCAAAATCTAAAATAGCGGGTATGTCAAGACCACTCAAAGCAGTCCTCCATTCAAACAAAGACAGAAGGAAAATGCGCTTCAACTCGATGATAGAACAATCCTCCCCTTCGAAGATTCTGTTGTTTCATTCTTGCCATATGTTCCACATAATAAACTGCAGAATAACATATCAAACAGATGCCGACCTATGTAGCCTAATACCTCTAAACCAATAAGCAAGCAACTCAACGACTTGTTTAGGCATAACCCAAGAAATACCAAACAAGCTAAATACAAAGGACCATAAATCAGAGGCAAAAGGACAATGCATAAGCAGGTGGTCCACCGATTCCCAATCATTTTTACAAATACAACACCTGATAACAGCACAAATATTTCTCCCTCAAATTACCAAAAGTTAGAATCCTCCCTTTCATCGCTGTCCAAGTGGAAAAAGCTACCTTAGTAGGAGCTTTCACCTTCCAAATACTTTTCCAAGGGACAGGGTGATTACCTCTATCAGATAAGATTGAATAGAACGACTTCACTTCAAAAGAACCACTCCAGGTAGCTACCCATACAACTTTATCTTCCTCATTCCCATCCACCTTAGAAAAATAATGTAAAGCAAAGAAAGATTCAAACTTGCCAgattcttttataataaaaagaaagttaGCATTAGTTAATGGTATGGCACATTGCGGGCGAGCAAGCAAGGTGTGAGAATTgctcttattatttttatattagtttGTTATTTTATAAGTGTAGGGCTATTCTTGAAATCTTGCTATatcacaaaataattatatgctCAGGTGAGGGACTAATTGATTAAGCCTTAaactaactctctctctctctctctctctctctctctctctctctctctctctctctcctttgttCTCTCTTAACACCAATCTTTCATATTTTACAACTCAACTCAAAGCAAGCCCTCAAGCACTTCAAATTAAAAAGGTTTTTATCTTGTTGAAGTGGACaaagaaaacatttattttaagaaaagaaagcaagcttcataAATTTCTATTCTTAAGGGTCCAATTGTTttgaaatagaaaattttattgctAAAAGTATGTAGTGCAAAATGCCCATGAGCTGTAGCTCAAATGACTCCTCCACTTGTGAGCACAAGGTGGAGGTGAGGTGGGACCCACTAGAGCACAATGACCCTTGAATTCTAATAAGTTATCAAAAGGATATGCTCCTATTGCCATCATCCACTCCAATAGTGTTTGAACTGCATTTTTTACTTCTAAGATAGACTGTGAACACCCCTTAAAATTGTAGCATTTCTTTCATGCCATATGCAACACATCAAGCAGTGAGGGATAGCCTTCCAGATTGTGTTGTTTCTATGGCTTTCAACTCAGCCTTGCCAACACGCTAATAAATCTACAACATCCCTAGGAATCCCCCAGTGAACACCAAATAGCCCCAATACCATATCCCATAATTCTCTAACAAAAGAACAATGCAAAAGCAGATGAGTCATTGTCTCCCCATCTTTCTTACACAAACAAAACCAACTCACCATATCCCATAATTCTCTAACAAAAGAACAATGCAAAAGCAGATGAGGCATTGTCTCCCTGTCTTTCTTACACATACAAAACCAACTCACCAAAATTATATTATTCCTCCTCAAATTATCTgctattaaaaactaaaaattctcCCCAAGGATGCAGTTCGAACAAAGAAGGCAACTTTTGAGGAACTCCGGGTTTCCTAATACTCTTCCATGGAAACTTTACAAATTGATCATAGATATACCAACCTCTACACCAATTGatcaataataataagtaataaattaatataactaCATATATGGATATCATCGTGCACGGGCAAGCCATCCTACTTGAATGTTTCTTATCCTCAAGCAGGTCCATCCCTACCTTCTCATGACTTGTTCTATTTGCCTTTTCTTGACAACCATCCATGTAAATATCCTCACTTTAGCCACAAATGTTTTTCAAACATGTTTACCAATTGCCCACTATGTACCATAAGGTATATTACAATTATGGTGAAATGATTAAGTGTACATTCTATtagcttaagtttttggaaCAAGTGGAAATTTATCGTGGTATCATAGTAGGTAGTCTTAAGTTTGAACCTATGAAGCACCGACGCGGCATTTCGGCCGCCGAACCCGCATACGACGCGGCCCAACAGAGGGTGAGGcgggcgacgccgctgcctacGAGTCGGTGCCGtgtcccttttttctttttactcagTGCAATACACTCCAATTCGCGCCGACGCGGCACCAAGTCGGGCTAACACACACGAAATCAGGTCGATTCGGGCCGAACCGGCCAATTCAaaccgaaattcaaaaaaaaaaaaaaaacaacaaacaaacaaaaggtgCGAAACACACTGTTTGACCGaaatttatacacacacacacacacacacacatatatatataataggtgcAAAATGCACCATTTggacaaaaacaacaaaaccctATACCTCAAACCTCAGTTCTCACTTCTCATCTTcagctctctctcactctctggTCTCCGTGCTCCACGTCAAGGCTTTCTGCCTCTGCTCTCCGTCTCCCCTCTCTCAGACTCTCACACAATCTCACTCTCACCCGGCGACccactctcaagtctcaagctCAGGTATCAATCTCAAGGTTTCAATCTTTGTTTTTCATAGCTCTCACATGCTCTGACTATCACTCAATGTGTCTGTGATAGTgtgatatgatattttttaatctttatataAGCTGTAATGTAATAATGTTGTcacttgggtttgattttttatttagttaatagttattactcattgtgatttgtgattgtgaatcTGTGAACTGTGGGTTGATTTAATTTATggaatgttttagtttcaaacttgtgggttgtatttacatttatgaacatcatgttttagttattatctactattattcttaaatttgatatatgtttatataatgtgaaaaagtatgtttagcaatatattaaaaatataaataaaaatatttttaatatttttttaatcaccgCACCCCACCGCactctactttttcaaaaattgccgagtcccacacccgcacccgcacccgagtCCCACACCCCATGCTTCGGAGGTTTGAACCTTGTTTCCATTCTACCTTCcacttaaaaaactaaaattttccaTATATTGAACCTTGTTTCCACACATGAAAAAGAGCATTACAattgtggttaaatgattaaattcccCATGTTCTATCAAGTAAACATTTGGGACAAGTGGTAATTTATCAATATAGCTAGCCTTAAAATATCCTCCTCTTCCTGTCTCTCCTAATATGCCATATCAAGCACAATGATGCCATATTCCATATTCTATTCCTAAAAGTTTTAGGACCATGATGCTAGCAATGAAGCACTTTACATACTTTCTTTGGAATCACCCATCCCACCCCAAAAACTATTAATATAAACACTGACAGTGATGCAGGGAAGTATGATGGGCTGATATGATTTAGAACTAGATGGAAAGTGAGATGCTTAGAAAAATTGATAGGTAGTTAGGCACCTCTACAAAGAACACAGTTCTCAAAGAAAAGCTCTCAAGgcttaatttcaataaatagcCAAAACTGATTTACAAAGTGCTTACGTTCTGGTACTTATACTAGTTGTTTGGCATTGGCAGCCTTCTAGATGATTGACAAGTGTCTATATCCTATTGTCCAATGCTTAAAGAATCAtccaactaactaactaattagtTAAAAGAGGATTAGTGTGGCTACTGCAGTGAAATAGCTTACTGCTGCTGAAACTTAGCTGCTGACTTAGCTACTGTCGCTACAGGTTGTGTCAAGGCTGCAAATGTCATCAGCCTCTTGAAATGCCCTGCATCAAATAGTTCCCTTGCTATCGAGCAACAAAACAACAAATGATCAACATACTCACCATGTCTCACACATACACCAACAATTTACTAGAGACCTACACCATTTAATAAGATTGTCTTTAGTGATTATCTTTTCCCATAATGTAGAACACAAAGAAATCTATTCCCAAAGGAACTTTCATATGCCATGTTGCTTTCCATGGAAATTCTACTGAGTCAAACCCTCTTAGCACCCTGTAGTACAAGCAAACACTAAAGCACCCTTTTTACTTAATTTCCAGAACACCTTACTTCCCATCCTATGACAGTTGGTACAGTCATGGATATAGCTGATAGCCCCTAGACAGCACCTTTGGTTCTTATTTTTCCTGTggttttttttactcaaaactCTCCATAATCCCCAAACAAGCTTTCTTAATCATTAAATCCTAATATCTAGAGCCTTTTAGCCCATACATATTGATTTTAGGACACCCTAATCTCTAGATAAAAAGACCACCAGAGATCACAATTAGTATATATCCTTAATTAGTTCCTGGCTTGATAGGAATTATAGTATATAACtacatattctctctctttgaatAAAAACGATAGAGAATTGTGGGGGTTTATGGTCCAAATGATAACAATGAGAGGGGACACGTGGGACAAGTTGGTCGGTATTTAGCAATATTGGAGGGTATCGTGGTGTTGTTTTGGGGGCTTTGATATTGTAAGGTTCCCAAGTGAACGTTTGGGTGGAACACGTATTACTCCGGCCATGGAAAAATTTTCTGAATTTATTGAAGATCTTAATTTGATTGATCTGTTGTTGAAAGGAGGTAGCTATACTTGGTCTAGTGGTATAGATCAACCATCGATGTCTAGGATTGATAGAGCTCTGATTACTCATGATTGGGAGGAACATTATCCAGATGTTATTCAAAGGATTTTATCTCATCCCATTTCAGATCACAGTCCAATTGTTTTGGAGGCAGGGGGAATGGCGCGGGGGAAGAGTCCTTTCAggtttgaaaatatgtggttgaagaCCGATGGGTTTGTGGATAGAGTTCATTCTTTGTGGAATCGATATTCTTTTGTGGGTACACCTAGTTTTGTGCTTGCCAAGAAACTAAAGGCATTGAAGGAGGATATAATTCAGTGGAATCATAGAGAGTTTGGTAATGTAGATCGTTATAAGAAACAATTGCTGGAGGAGTTGAAAAGTCTAGATGCTAAGGAAGAGGAGCTTGGACTCACTGATGGGGAGAAATGTTATAGGGTTGATTTGAGATCCAAAGTGGAGCATCTCTTTCTTTGGAAGAAATTCCCTGGAGACAAAAATCTAGGATGTTATGTATTAAGGAAGGGGATAACAATACCAAGTTCTTTCACAAGGTGGCAAGTTCCCATAGGAGGCATAATCATCTGAAGATATTGGAGGTGGATGGAGTGGTTTTTGAGGAGGAATCCGAGGTAGTTGCTCAGGTAGtacagttttataaaaatttgtatagGGAGTCTGAGGGgtggaggccttttgtggaAGGCTTGGAGTTTGACCGTATTGGGGATATGGAGAGGGTTTGGCTTGAAAGAAAGTTTGAGAGGGAGGAGATTTTCCAAGTTGTAACCGACTTGGAAGGGGACAAAGCTCCAGGTCCGGATGGGTTTACTATGGCTTTTTATCACCATTGTTGGAGAGTAGTGGAAAAAGACATCTTAGCAgtctttgatgagttttttcaATATTGTAAGTTTGAGAAATCTTTTAATGCTACTTTTATTGCTCTAATTCCAAAGAAGAATGAAACCTCTAATATTAGAGATTTCCGGCCTATTAGCTTGGTGGGGAGTGTATAAAATTTTGGCTAAGGTTTTGGCAAATCGCATGAGAATGGTATTAGATCAGTTGATTTTTGAAACTCAGAATAGCTTTGTGGGTGGGAGACAAATCCTTAATTCGGTTCTTATTGCAAATGAATGTGTTGATAGTCGAGTGAAAAGTCAGGTTCCTGGGGTCATATGTAAACTTGATGTTGAGAAAACATATGATCATGTAAATTGGGAGGCATTTCTGGATTTGTTAAATAGGATGGGCTTTGGGGTGAATGGTGTAAGTGGATTCGTACTTGTATCTCCACAGTTTAGTTCTTGGTCTTGATTAATGGATCTCCAGCTGATTTTTTTGGTAGCTCAAGGGACTTAAGACAAGGAAATCCGCTATCCCCTATGCTGTTTTTGATAATGATGGAAGTGTTCAGTAGGATGTTGAGAAGAGTGGAGGAAGCTAGCTTAATCCGTGGTTTTAAGGTTGAGGGTAGGAGGGGTGGTGGGGAATGTGTTTCACATCTATTGTTTGCAGATGACACTATTCTTTTTTGTGATGCAAATGTAGAGCAAATTCTGCATATTCGGTTGTTGTTACTTTGTTTTTAGGCTGTGACAGGTTCGAAGGTTAATGTGCAGAAGAGTGAAATGGTTTCAATAGGGGAGGTTGATGAAGTGCATGCATTGGCTGAAATTTTGGGCTACAGAATTGGAAATCTACCCATGTCTTATCTTGGCATGCCATTGGGGGCTTCACATAACTCTccttcaatttggaatcctatcttgGAAAAAATTGAGCAGAAGTTGGCTGAGTGGAAAAAGTTGTATTTGTCTAAGGGGTGTAGATTAACGTTACTTAAGAGTACGTTATCTAGTCTTCCCACCTACTTTCTATCGCTATTCACCATTCTTACTTATGTGACTAATagaattgaaaagttgcaaagaGATTTTCTATGGAGTGATAACAAGACTCACCTAGTAGGATGGGATAAAGTTTGTGCGCCCATAGCCAATGGTGGATTAGGGATAAGGAAACTTACTACTTTCAATAAAGCattattggggaaatggttgtggcggtttgggAAAGAGGAGAATAGGCTGTAGAGGAGGGTGGTAGCTTCAAAATTTGGGGAAGAgtgggggggatggacctctAAGTTAGGTAGGGGAGtgcatgggtgtggtttgtggagaggtATTCGTATAGGCTGGGAGGACTTTAGCAAAATACTCAGATTGTTGTTGGGTTGGGGAATAGAGTGAGattttggcaggatgggtggtatgGAGATCAACATTTCCAAGTTGCTTTCCCGAGGCTGTATGGCATTGCTACTGACAAGGAGGCTTCTATTGAAGCTTCTTTGTCAAGGGAAGGGGCGGAGGATAGAAGAATTTGGGATGTTCGTTTCATTCGGgaatttaatgattgggagatggaggAAGGGCTGCATTTTCTTCGTATCTTGGGAGTCAATACCCCCTCAATGGATGTTGGAGATCGGTtgagatggaaattgaagcTCAATGGGGATTTTGACATCCAGTTGTATTATAACAAATTGCGGGACTCAcccttaattgtcttttcttgGAAAGGGATATGGAGAGTTAAGGTCCCTAGacgtgtttctttctttgtttggtgtgtagcttggaataagatcctaacagATGATAATCTGAGATTGAGGGGCTTGGATTTTGTGGACTGTGTATTATGTGTCGACATTGTGGAGAGACAGTGGATcacttacttcttcattgtgagatgGCTTATCGATTATGgaactttgtttttataaccTTTGGAGTGGCATGAGTCATACCTAGATCGACTCCAGATTTGCTTTTTGGCTGGTGGAATTGCTTGGGGAAGTATTCATCTCAAATCTGGAATTTAGTTCCGTTGTGCATACTATGGTGTCTTTCGAATGAACGGAATCGACGGatttttgaggatttggataagTGAAGTGATCAGATGCGTGCTTCATTTAGTGGAACTCTATTTGATTGGTCTTGGGCTTGAGGACTCACGGCTAGTGATTCTCCCCTCTTTTCttaattctctttctcttttgtaattattttgctgtttggttttctttttttgtatttttcctgctttcttttttcattcctGTAATTTTCCGGTTTGCTCTATGCTTTTCTTGCATAGAGTAGcctttcatatatatatcattcttacttatcaaaaaaaagaattgtgtgTGTTTGGCGGGCCCGGGGGGGTGTTTATATAAATACAAACGTGcatatgtttatatatagaCAGAGAGAGGACCAAAAATTAGTATAGATGTCAATAAATGCAGAagcatggaaaaaaaattcaagtttaaaaaattaaataatgatCAGATATACCTTTCTTCCTTGAAAATATGGCGTCTAGCTCTATAAAGAGAAACTTCAGTTAATGTTGGCTGTTCACCATGAAGTTTTATTTGCCCAGTCTCAGCCATTGCTTTGAGAAAAACCtgcaaaaattattatatgtctAAATCAAGATAAAAGGCCACTTATTGAGTCCTAGGGATGTCTTGGATTTTGTATAAAGTGTGACATACACATTTCAACCAAGTAATGCACAATGCTGATGTGAACATAATCCATCATGCAATTAATGCATAAAAGTGCAGAACCCACTAATGAAAGGGTACCAGAAAAGGGATCATCTAGTTTGAAAACCAATTCAACGGATGGATTTTAACATTAGAGTTGATAAAACACCAGTAAATCACAAAGCTCAAAAATGGTCTAGCCATTCTGACTCTTAGGTTTGACCTATAGATCCCTCGTGGTGGTAAATCTCACATGTATGAAATGTGGGTGTATACATGCAGTACATTATTTAGTGCCATCTGACCTTTGGTCACATTAAGTACACCCTTAAGGCACACATACTTTATGAAAACATTGAGAAAATGAGTTAAGATAACAAGATGTCTAGGGTTAAATTAAGCATAGTTTAACAAACACATATTATTGACACAAGATAAGTAGAGAACATTCCTAGGGTTCCATTAAGTATACTCAATCAAAcacatttttaagaaaacatatgaCGAGAAAAAATTCGATTAGAACCAAATATTGATCTCATTAAATACACACCAGCTAGCACTGGGGTATATATCAAAAGCACATGCCATTTAGATATGTTTGCACTAACCatctgtctctctttctctctctctctctgttacATTTTTGACCCATCACAATGCAATCACAATCAACATCAAGTATTGCACTTAGGttgcatcatttttttttccttttatgtttgcACTAACCGTCTCAGAATCAGGTCTCCTCCTTTGCCACCTGGACCATTGCTCTTTCTCTGGCTTCCTCCAGTTCCACCATAGTTCTTCACCAGTAAGCGTATCCTCTATAGGCTTCTTCACTTTTGGATCAATAAAGGGATGAGGACGTCCATGTTTTTTGTCTAGATCAAATCCAGTTTCTTCTTGCACAGGTTCAGTGTCATAAACAACATAATCAGACAAGGAATCTTTAGGCTCTTCTGTTGTGTCCACTGAACTTTCAGGTTCTAGTGAATCACTTGATTCTAAACTCACACTGGAAGATTCAGGAGCAGCAACCGATGTTTTGTACTTTTTTCTCCTACTGCCAGGATTTTTTCCATAAGATGGAGATCCTAATGATTCACCAGTTGGTTCAGGAGCCCTGGCAGCCCTAACTCGACTAACTGTGCCTTCTGGCCAATACTCCTCCCCTAGAATACTTGCACGAGCACCAGAGGCTGGTTCCATCTTCCCAGATGTCGAGTCCATGTAGCTATAGTAGGGTGGACGTTCAACAGATACTTCTTTGTAGGGTTCATCTTTCTGCTCACACTTTACACAAGGAAGTAGGAGAGTCCTCTGTGAATTATTCAAGCAATGTCTAACTTTCAATGTTCCTGCTGGAAATGAACCTATAAATGATGACTAGATAGTCCACAGAACATTAAACAAGTTAataccaacaaaaacaataaaagaagacaaaaggaaaaaactaaaatgagGCTAAGTGATTTGAGGATGAAGCatcttcaaaataaaacaaacatattTTGTAGTTTGGCATCTACGATTTGATACATACTCATTGAATATGATCCAGTATACAATGTATACACGCTGAACAAATTCTATAACTCATAAACAAAttctgaaaaagaaaatggacaCATACAAGAACTATAATATGGGTCAGATATGGTCCTTTTTCAAAACTATAATTTCTATAAGTAAACAATATAATATTATAGAAAGATTTAAACTAGGCtagacacagagagagagagagagagagagccataGAAGCCCTAAACAAACTTGATAAATTTCTTACATCTTCACATGTGGTTTGCTTCACACCAATTATAATAACTTGTGAGCATATTATTCTAGATAAATtaactaaaacatgatgttTCTTCTATATCTTTTTCCAATTACATTTTTGTTTATCGTCAACTCCCTGCCATGTCTATATTTTACAAGTACCCATGTCTTGACTCTCAATGCTTTTTAGAGGCAGAGTATAATACTGAGTAAGCATGATTCTGAATTTCTAACTATTGTTCTATCAGCAATTGTTAAACACAGAAAAATcctggaaaaagaaaagaaggataCACTTGGAAAGAATACTTTtccaaaatagagaaaaccaaTTCCCAAACTAGACTCCCTTCCTTACAGCTCCACATCAAGATTAGATAGAGATGTGTATTTGTTTTGCATAGGCTGACCAACAGAAAAAGTTGACATATTAATGAAGACTGATATGGGCCATAAAGAAACAGTCCGGCATATAATGTCTGTCCCAAATCGtgctttatttaatttgaattgtgGTTAGTAGAAGAAACATGTTATAGTTTAATttacaattcaaatttcatttatatttgtggaCCAATAAGTCACAAGAAATTAAGAAAGACATTGTTGAATTTGTGCTTTTCAAGCTAAATAGCCAAATTATAAACCATATTGTTGTCACTTATCATATTCAAGTGAACCAATTCAAATAAAACACAACAAGGGGTGCAACCCTAGGAACCATGTACAATTTGTAAAATATGTCTCCATTAGGAGACCTAATGTGGCCCACACAGAGTTTATTTAACTATTaattagtagttttttttttttataagtaataatgattttattaatagagaaaaaaagtaCTCTATGTTCACGATGATGAACACAAAGTACATAAAAACAAATCAACCAAATCAATTAGAAAGGTTAACTTAAGActgaaaatcaaaaatcaaagtaCAATGCGTAAACCCCCaagcccgagaccaatcaaacaaagtccTGATAAGAAAAGACTTCATCTGGTCAATAGATTTCACAACATCCTCGAAAATGCGGCTATTTTGTTCCTTCCATACTAACCACATCACATCAGACATGCTAGTagttgttttatattttatcctttttatttaatGGGTGATAAATAAAAACGATGGCAAGAGTTATGTTTTAATTTCTTCCAACgattaaatttcacaatttgttgATATCTTggactatttttctttttttttgaggctACTTCATCCTTTTCAAATGAGCtagaacttttttattaaaaaaatcttgcttttcaagaaaaaaaaaacaataattctCACTAAATTTGCAGgcataaaatctaaataaacccacaaaaaaaaaattaattaaaaaaaagggtatggACAACATGGATAaacaaaccttcaaataattCGAATATGGCTTCCCAGCAGCAAACCCATCTGCAGAAGCTACGCCTCGAAATCCTCTGTCTACCATAcacccaaataaaataaaaaataaacagaattatcattttcaaatttgaattaagaattaagaaaataaaagaaattcatgaatgtaacaagaaaaataaaaaacaaaccttGATAGAACCAAAACGCAGAAACAGATGCCATTCTTTCTAATTCAACACATGGGTATCTGCAGAGATGACCAAATTCAAACAAATCAGTCAGCTTTTTTCACAAATCACAGAACCCCATtacacaacacacacacacacacaaacacacaaagtGAATTTTGTATGCGACAAAGTTTCCTTAAATTTTGTTGCTGTTTTTTCTTATCACTCTTTAAGGTTTTCATAATGTCAAAAACAATGGAGAATGAAACCAAGTAAGGGTTGAGACATGGAACACACCGTTTGTTTGATGAAAGATTTGGAGTGCTCCAGAGTTGAAAGTGAATGTGAGATTGGTTGGGCCGTTGAGAGTTGTGCTTCTGAGAATGTGAGATTTGTTATAACTTAACGATAAGTTTTTTAACCGAATTTTGGGATTTCAGGGGTTTAAGCTGGAACTGGGTTTTGAGCTTTCTGGggtttatctttcttttctttttctttttcttttgagagaaAATTGGGGTTTATCTATAGAATTTTGAAAGTGGGACCCTTGCAGAACTatacattttcataatattttcacaattagttattggttgtaatttttttttttttttttttgagaaacacacacatgtatatatatataggagaataGAATGAGATAAGGAAATACATTCACAATTATTTGTTGTAATTTGAATTcacaacttaaattattttttttactacccATATGTTtaaacactttcataacaaatcatatatgatgtttctaaaaaaaaaaacaaatcatatacgataaattattattggatctaatttgaattcataacttaaattatttttttaccctcCCATATTTTTAATGATTGACAAGTTAATGAAATACATACGAAACAACCATGTACCCTCAGCATGATAGTTACTTCACAAATATAAAGTTTTTGTGGGATGAAAGGAGGAAGAGTCAGGGTATAAGTTTCTCGTTTGTGTGACATCGGTCTGTTGACCTAAGTATTCCAATACCAAAATTAGCAatgattttattgaaaatacctTTTGAAGATATTATGTATtcaagtttgtttttttgtttttggtaataaaccaattttcttttgttgatttCAGCTCTTAGTGTTACACCAATTCTC
The sequence above is drawn from the Castanea sativa cultivar Marrone di Chiusa Pesio chromosome 5, ASM4071231v1 genome and encodes:
- the LOC142633438 gene encoding protein PLASTID TRANSCRIPTIONALLY ACTIVE 12, chloroplastic, producing the protein MASVSAFWFYQDRGFRGVASADGFAAGKPYSNYLKSSFIGSFPAGTLKVRHCLNNSQRTLLLPCVKCEQKDEPYKEVSVERPPYYSYMDSTSGKMEPASGARASILGEEYWPEGTVSRVRAARAPEPTGESLGSPSYGKNPGSRRKKYKTSVAAPESSSVSLESSDSLEPESSVDTTEEPKDSLSDYVVYDTEPVQEETGFDLDKKHGRPHPFIDPKVKKPIEDTLTGEELWWNWRKPEKEQWSRWQRRRPDSETVFLKAMAETGQIKLHGEQPTLTEVSLYRARRHIFKEERLRAEQERLDRVGPIAYYSEWVKAWKRDTSREAVQKHFEETGEDENTQLIEMFCHQTDREYRIMMGTDVRLRRDPLAMRMREDQIKQIWGGDPVYPTVNYIQDPDEVIDFRGPDFHEPTPNMLAHLKEHGKIISREELEKILAKEKTEDFEVTVMDDAMAQAVDIGEDDDGEDSEVEVEVEVEEEVEEKITRNWSVLKDTPELSKTKLKRKPKEEPLSLEEAIDDSENLTDFLLDFEEDN